Below is a genomic region from Prunus persica cultivar Lovell chromosome G3, Prunus_persica_NCBIv2, whole genome shotgun sequence.
TCAATCCTGAGTGCCCTCTTTGTAACAATCACTTGGAGACTAttaaccatctattttttgaaTGTCAGTTTGCTGCTAATATTTGGAGGTGTACCTCTATGATCTCCACGACCTCTCAACAATGGAATCAAGTGGTAGGATACACTCCCTTATTTAAAGGATATAGACGGACTGAATAGTCTTTCAAAAGCTCTCATTCTCTGTTGGCAAGTCTGGGAGACTCGGAACAACTGTGTTTTTAAAGACATTGCCCCTCACTAGGCcgcaccccccccccccaaccAAAGGCTAGTGGTGAGCCTACTATCAAATGGAAAATGCCTCCCCGTGACTGGATAACAGTGAATTTTGATGGTTCGGTGCATGACAATATGGCTGCTACTAGTTTTGTGATTCGGGACTGGAATGGTAACGTTAGGCTTGCGAGAGCTAAGAACTTGGGGCAGGTCTTGATCAATGTGGCAGAGTGTTTGGCTATTCGGGATGGCCTGGCCCACGCCATCAACAATGGTTGGCGTAAAGTTTTAATTGAAGGTGACTCCAAGCTCGTCATTGACTGTATCAATAACAAAGTTTCGGTTCCTTGGAGCATTCGTCTCTTGGTTCAAGACATAAGGCTGCTTAGCTCCTATTGTGAAGAGATTTCCTTCCACCATGTTTTTCGGGAAGCAAACTTTACGACTGATGCTTTAGCTAATTTAGGCCATATTTTGAACCCTTCCCACCTTTAGGAGCAGGGGCTTCCTCTAAGTTGCTCTGCTCCGTTTAATTTTGATCTAGTTGGGCCTGTGTGTCCTTGTGGTTTTCGGTTGTAAGTTTCCTTTTTCctatccaaaaaagaaaaaagaaaaagaagtaaacaagaaagatataaataaattattattttgaaataaaaataataaaaatctcaCCTCATCTTCCCACCATAAGCTCCATATCAAATATCAACGAAGCACACACGACATTGTTCACTCGTCAGGCCTTTAGCAACCAAAACAATGAAGGTGGAAGTGAAGCTCCGCCTCTCAGACGCCTCCGCACACCAAAAGCTCACCGACCTCCTCTCCCCCTTCCACGTCCAAACCTTAATCCAAGAGAACATCTTCTTCGACGGTTCCAACGCCGAACTCTCCTCCAACCGCGCCATACTCCGCCTCCGCTTCTACGACGGCGTTTCGCCCTGCGTCCTTTCCCTCAAGGCCAAACCCGTCATCTCTGACTGTGTCAGCCGCGTCCAAGAGCTCGAAGAGCCTTTCGACCCGGTCCTCGGCCGCACCTGCGTGGCGGAGCCGTGGCGGCTCTCCGTCGTCGACTCCTCGGCGCTCTTAAAGCGCGTGAGGGAGGAATACGGGGTCCGAGAGGaagggctagggtttgtgtGCTTGGGTGGGTTTAGGAATGTGAGGGGTGTGTATGAGTGGAAGGGGTTGAAGATAGAGGTGGACGAGAGTAACTATGATTTCGGGACGTGTTATGAGGTGGAGTGTGAGAGCTCGAACCCTGAAAGGGATAAGAAGATTTTGGAGAAGTTGTTGGAGGAGAATGGGATTTGGTTTCAGTATTCGGAGGTTTTGAAGTTTGCAATTTTCCGGTCTGGGAAGTTGTCGGAGTAAGGGTTTGGACGTTTGATGATACTTGGAATGTAAATTGTGTGATAAATGAAAACTGTGTAATTGAGCTTGAGATGAAGACAATGGAGAAGGCAGATTCTCTGCATTCTTCTTTAATGTGTGGTTTCTGCAGAGATTATTTATTGTCTATCATCCTTCATGGAAATAGTagatattatttattatggcTTGCTTGTTCTGTTTTTTCCTTTGGCATGATTCCAAGTTTAAGTTTCCTTGCGGAAATGGGATGACAATCTGCAGGGACCATCTGATTTTGAAAGACTGTCTATGATAAGAATAGATTAGAAACGAAAATAGATACTGCAACTTCCCAGACCGAAAATTTGTAAACTTCGAACCTCCGAATAGCAAAACCTAGTCCCTTATTCTTCTACAACTAGTTGCGaccaaaacaaggaaaaaagaataagaaactACATACTTGCATAAGGTAAGATAAGTTTCACTTTGAATAGGGTACAAAGTTTAGCAGCGGAGACAACTGGCTGGCCACTCATTTAACATACATGATCATGAGCCAGTAAATATGGATAACAAAACTCCAGACAACTACAATCGCCACAGGACACATTAtaatttgataaataaaaagaagagacACTTTCTACCACCATAAAAGCAATTGAACGCTCTTATCTTAACAAATATAACAtaataatcaataaaaaatttccaacCTGCCCCAAGTTACTAAAGAAGCAGCCTAAAACATGGTGAACCATTAACTTCACTTCTTTCTTGTCAACGGTAGCTGGTAATGatcctcttcatcatcatcatcctcttcatcatcatcatcctcatcatcgtcatcttcttcaccATCGTCATCGTCATCGTCATCGCTTTCTCCATCGCCATTAGCCTCAACCTCAACCTCGTCATCCAAatcctcttcatcatcatcgcTCTCTTCTTCTgaatcatcaccatcatcttcatcatcatcatcactgtcctcatcatcatcatcatcgtcatcatcatccttTGTTTCACCTGCATCGTTGTTTTCAGCATCAGGCTCTTTCACTTTATTAAGTTCGGACATTGGAAACCTGAAATGCAGTCTCACTGCCCTATCACTTTCCATCCCCCATACCGTGAACAtatagaaaacaataaaagaaggaaatctaaaaattcaaacttttaaaaatacccaaaatgtCGTTCCCACCTCTGATATGTTTTCACTGAGTTTTGAAATATGTCATGATCGTCAGGCAAAGACCCAATCTGTTGAAGAACAAACATAAAGCCAAAATGAGacatatattaaaaaacaTAACATGCGTAGAGAAGCGTAAAAATCGCAAAAACAAGCAAGCTGAATATTCAAAATCATGCAGAGGGCAAACAGAAACCCCCACTGAAACCAAGCAGAAAAGTTCCACATCAGCTAGTGAAGAGaactcaaaagaaagaagatggaCTGTTAGGAGATACTTATGTCTATCTACGTAATCCCAGAATGGTAATACTTAGAAATATAAGCATTTTTCAATgctaaaagaaaatagaaaaaatgaagagaatgaaCTACAAATAAAGAGAGTAATGTTTCTTTCAGGAAGTAACATCAAAAATGCTCATACAATACATGTTTAGAGAGCAAGATCATCTGAATACTAGTTTCATTACTATAACTAAGATAAGGCTAAACCCATCACCACTAGAGCATGTAACAAATTACTTCCATAAAAATGAGGCCAAACATACTTGctcatcaaaattaatttgcTTCAGCAGAAATGAAGCACCTATGATACGTTTCGAAGAGAAATTAATGCTTCAAttatggaaaagaaaacagtTCAATATGAAAGCTTTACATTTTATCacccttttcctttttgctgTTGAGAAactataagaaagaaaaaaggaacatTTACTTCACCAGTAGCTCGTATTATCATACATATTCTCAATCTTGATAATTTCTATGTTTGACAAATTTTCATTCCACTAAGGATATAAATTAAAAGGGCTTATTGTATTtggttattgaaatttgaaaatgttAGACCCCTAACCTCGGTGAGCTAGTATGCTCTGTTAGACAGGGATTCAACTTTCTGTTATCCTAAGGCTCCATTTGGACATAAGTAGGTTGTTATAATCTAAAACAAACATTTTAACCTTACATTGTTATCTAGATCACTAGATTTGGAATCACTCCATCCAAATGGGTCCTAAAAGTCTCTATAAATTGTCGATTTCATTTGATTACCGAAATCCTAATGTAAACCTAAGCATTAAGATAGTCCAAACTGTTTCCTCCAGCCCAGAAAACTATTATAGCAGGATGCCTCAATAAGGAAAAGTAACCAAATTACACAACTTTAAGTCCATACAACTATAACAAAACCTATTCACAAACACTTGTGTATGGGCAACAATTAATGAACAAAAGTATTCTTCAAACTATTATGAACAAAAAACTACCCAGAAAAAGGAATTCCTCATCATTCAATTGCATCAATCATCAATGTATGAGCTTCAAGGTAAAGATAATTCACAGAGCCAAAATTAGAGAAAGATGATTTGGGATTGAGTAATGAAGTACCTGCAGAAGTAGTAAAAGAAGAGACTTGTGAGCAAGAAGAGCAGTCTCCACCATCAAAGATTCAACCAAACAGCGCATAATGCCCTTCAAATCATCAGCACTGTGGCAGAAACTCTGGATCTCCATTGCACTAAAACTGTATATAAATGTGTAGGAAATAATACAGATAAGTTATAGGGTGACAGAGAGGAGCGGTGGAGGCCGTTTTGGGAAGTGCGTCGAGCTTCTGGAGTAGCATGGGCTATGTttggccaaaagaaagatcagGATTTTGACTTACTTTTGTTTCCTCTTGGTCTTCGACTTGGAGCGGCTGAGatcgtttttatttattaatttataatttctttttggtggGAGCTGTAGTAAGATGTTGAAAAGCTAGGAATTCAAGAGCCAGTTGGCAAGGACCATAGTTATTGAGAGTGGAGGCTAGTTTAGTAAATGGATCTGgattaaattgaaattaagaCAAAATTAGTTCTTATGAATCTCACTTATCTAGGTGGGTAAGACACAATATTGGTTTATCAATGACTAGATATTAGtccaatttaaataaatagtgCAGTCTAGGCCAAGACACCAAATGAGACTTGATGACTTTTGTcctattttttcaatatttagaAATATAACCACTCGAaagcaaataataaaaaaaaggttctaCTAgcttcccttctctctttcaaaCCTCTTTTCCTTACCTCCACACTTATTTCCCCATCTACTGGATTTGGGGTTTTAATTGTGAGGAGGTTACTTGTGTCTAGATCTGCTTGGATTTGTGGTTTTGCTGGTTGGTGTTTTAGTTGTAAGGTGAGACTGCAATCTCGGCAGTGTTCTCTGTCTTCAAGATGGCGACGATGTCTGTGATAACAGTTGAGAAGGAGAATGTCAGAGAATGAATTGTAGACTTTTCTTATTATCAGATATTAACCATTCGTACAATGATTACAAGCTTATATAGGAGCTTAACTAACTAACAATTTGCTAACAATTCTAACAGAGAGCACGTGCCTTGCACATGATTTGATAAGAGTCTAACTAACAAAATCTTTACTGTTAACATTCCCCCTTGAACCTAACCAAGTTCCTCTGAGTTAGATGGACTACCAAGTCTCAAATTTCGACAATGTTGTACAAAAATGGGACTGTGAAGACTCTTAGTAAATTTATCAGCAAGCTGTTCCTTTGTTGGAATGTATTGCACAGTTAAATCCTTCTTTTGCAAACAAAGTAGAAATTTATGTCGAGATGTTTAATTCTCGAGTGATATACCAGTTTGAACTCAGTGCTAAGGCAAACAAGTTATCACAATTAAGAAGAGGAGGTTGAGGCAAATAAACTTTCAAATCCTGCAACACATTTCTAACCCAAGACAAATCTGCAGAGGTATTTACAAGAACTCTATACTCAGCCTCTGTTGAACTTCTTGATACATAACTTTGTTTCTTAGATCGCCATGAGAGATTGTATTCTTTCCTAAAAACACCACAAATCCAATAGTCAACCTCAGTGTATTAATGTcccctgcccaatctgcatcacTGTAGGCAGTCAACTCCCAAGGGTCACTGGTGAAACTGATCCTATACTTCATAGTGCCTTGACCATATCTGTCTTTGAGACCTGAATGTGAGGCTTGCAAGGAGTAGGACAAGCTCGACACGTACTCATACCAGCTCTTTTTAATAAGTCATTGGCATATTTAACTTGATTGACAAAAATATCTCTTACGACACAATATGAAATCTGTAACCCTAAGAAGTAGGTTAGTCTTCCCATatctttcatttcaaaaataaaactgaGATCATCAACCACATGCTGAACTAACTCATCATTTGATCCCATGAGAATGATATCATCGACATATAACAAAAGCACTACAATATATGTGCCATCTGTTGGAAGTGTGGAAGTCCCACACTCAATAAATAGAAGTTGGGCCAAATGGAAGCCAATTAGATTTCAAAATCGATTTGGGCATTGAGGGTAAAAATATGGGCACTTTcagatttaaattaaatttttagtttgaaattaataattttttattaattcggATTAGTTTAATTAACTGTTTTCTAATAGTTGTGACTCTTCTGATGATAAGGTTTCAGAAGTTTATTTAAATCAAACAAAGCCTCATTCGtaaaaacacagaaaaaaaaacattctaCAAGCATTTCACATTGTCTAagaggaaaacaaataaagttCGTCAGATTCTAAGTCCTAGTGCTAGGGCTTAGAATACAGATAGTTGAATCCTGGGAGGCAGTCACCTGTAGAACTTCAAGCACCGAGAAGGGGTGAAATTACTGTCTTTAGGACATTGCATCAAATATGCAAGCCTCTATCTCGAATCCaagtaaatttcatttattatttgtttactGTATTTTGAATTATAGTTTGTTATAAATACAAtttcgttggtttatatatatatatataatcattcTAATTAGTCActaattgttatttttccaACACCATCATGCTTCATAAACAGACTGGGATCGGAGTGTGAGGACTTAACAACCTATAGCTAGTAAGTAACCAATGAATTTTGCGTTCCATGCCCTTAGAGCCTATTTCATGCCATATAAAGATTTTTGAAGCTTGCAAACAATATCAGGATGAATTGAATCCTCAAAACCTTGTGGTTGACGCATGTAGACTTCCTCCTCAAGGTCTTCATGCAAAAATACATTTTTGACATCTAACTGCCTCAATTTCCATTTATTCGTTGCAGTAATGCTCAAGATAAGTCTCACTGTGGTATGCCTGACCACATGACTAAACGTCTCTACAAAGTCGAATCCTGGCTCTTGACTAAAGCCTTGAGCTACTAGTTGAGCCTTGTGTCTAGCAACTGAACCatcaaattctttttaatttttaaaaaaatacatttgcTACCTACCATGTTCTTGTTACTAGGATTAGGAACAAGAAGCCAGGTGCCTTGCATATGCAAAGCATCAACTTCTTCTTGCATTGCCTTCTGCCAATGAGAAGAGGAAGCTGCAACCTTATAGCTTATTAGTTCATCCATATCCAcaatataattaaaacaagTGTAATAGCCTTAACACTCAGGGTGAAATTCCCTAGAATGGCCAACTGATCTGTTTCTTAATACTCAAACACCACAGCAGGATTGAAATACTGTAACAATCCTGTAAGCAAAAATTCCAGAATATGCAGCagaataaattcaaataaaaaaacaaacatttgcACAAGGGACACACGATATGTTGATGTTGTAAAAAACCTCAAGATGAGGAAAACAACTGCGGACACTATGTCGGAGAACAAATCACTATGAGAAAGAATACAAAAAGGTCTTACAAGTCTCAACTCACAAGACTAACGCTCACAAGACAGACTTGCCTACTCGCCTTTGCTACTCAACCCAACCAGTGATCTTGTCTTCCTTCGTTAACAAGAGATGGCACAACTCTGGTTTCGGCTGCTCACACCTCAAGGCACGATTGCTGATCACCAACATGCATAATGCTCATGAACtcacacatatataaaaagatgATGATTTAATCACTCATGGAGGCTAACAAGGAACAGCCACATGAGTTTTCAATATAAACTCTCAAAACCCTCTCTGCAAATCTTTTGtcgttctttttcttttcaacattgcagacacacaaaacaaaatggcTAAGTTCCTTTCTTGTATTACACGCTTAAAACTAGGTCAGAGACCAAAAAATGCTTTTAGCAAAAATGTGc
It encodes:
- the LOC109948313 gene encoding prostatic spermine-binding protein-like, which encodes MEIQSFCHSADDLKGIMRCLVESLMVETALLAHKSLLLLLLQIGSLPDDHDIFQNSVKTYQRFPMSELNKVKEPDAENNDAGETKDDDDDDDDDEDSDDDDEDDGDDSEEESDDDEEDLDDEVEVEANGDGESDDDDDDDGEEDDDDEDDDDEEDDDDEEDHYQLPLTRKK
- the LOC18784179 gene encoding triphosphate tunel metalloenzyme 3, producing MKVEVKLRLSDASAHQKLTDLLSPFHVQTLIQENIFFDGSNAELSSNRAILRLRFYDGVSPCVLSLKAKPVISDCVSRVQELEEPFDPVLGRTCVAEPWRLSVVDSSALLKRVREEYGVREEGLGFVCLGGFRNVRGVYEWKGLKIEVDESNYDFGTCYEVECESSNPERDKKILEKLLEENGIWFQYSEVLKFAIFRSGKLSE
- the LOC18781745 gene encoding uncharacterized protein LOC18781745 codes for the protein MPPRDWITVNFDGSVHDNMAATSFVIRDWNGNVRLARAKNLGQVLINVAECLAIRDGLAHAINNGWRKVLIEGDSKLVIDCINNKVSVPWSIRLLVQDIRLLSSYCEEISFHHVFREANFTTDALANLGHILNPSHL